From Drosophila suzukii chromosome 2R, CBGP_Dsuzu_IsoJpt1.0, whole genome shotgun sequence, a single genomic window includes:
- the l(2)03659 gene encoding probable multidrug resistance-associated protein lethal(2)03659 has product MHSGKTEDLQENPRERSNCIVASWFWYTIPIFIKGSRKTLDAKDLYRHLAEHKSDTLGNKLCASWDRELKNDKGNPKLLRAVLRAFGWQLGFPGLALFLVELGLRTFQPILLVKLISYFSSDSEPVVMGYFYAIALILNSMLSLMIIAPANFGIHHACFKMRVAMTSLIYRKALRLSKRALGETTSGHVVNLISNDIPRLDSGVYTVHYLWVGPLQVLLITYLMYQKIGIAAVFGMIFMLLLIPLQMFLGTKTWHLHLKAAERTDNRIRMVNEIISGIRVLKMYAWELPFEKMVALARKKEMSSIRQGQYVKGFRFTCRIIVSRVAIFLSLVGYVILEQFFTTEVAFLITAYYNVLLTAMSIYFPAAIIQTAQVLASFKRVNKFMQSEEVHKRPRMTEDKEHPTSVLQNTAVSITGLKGKWDPKCPDYTLNGLNLRIQTGSLVAIMGATGSGKSSLIQAILGELKAECGQIKVNGIVSYSSQEPWLFSGTIRQNILFGQPMDRQRYEDVVKKCALERDFEQLSLKDKTIVGERGAFLSGGQRARISLARAVYRKASIYLLDDPLNAVDTNVARHLFEQCVLGHLNGSTVVLITHQQQFLQMVDQIVILEKGEIRAVGTYQSLLKTGLDFVTILGKAGKEDEEQKNQDSCRKSPTEIIQKSLQSVDDSIPKNIIKERQESGGIGLELYKKYFQAGGGLLAFLTIMSCSFLAQILVSGGDYFLTYWVTKNSNAAIQNQTEVLGIMNSKRMDINIFTLIILFSILMTLTSSILIYNMAKKASIRFHNSIFVGITRAPMDFFGAHEHGSILNRFSKDISQVDEKLPDLIVDLLQTIFWLAGIICVIAIVNPLLLVPTSILTVIFYKLRNFYLKTSRDLKRIEAISRSPVYSHLSASLTGLSTIRAFEAQRILEMEFDNFQDMHSSALYMSISTSSAFGYWMECLCVIYIAIITLSFFAFPPNNGAEVGLAITQALGLMGLVQWGVRQSAELENTMTAVERVVEYENIEPEEALEAPVDRKPPNSWPEQGKIVFDDLSLRYTPDPRAEKVLKSLSFVINPREKVGIVGRTGAGKSSLINALFRLSYNEGSVLIDTMDTSKMGLHDLRSQISIIPQEPVLFSGTMRYNLDPFDKYTDERLWSSLEEVKLKDLVANLPSGLQSKINEGGTNFSVGQRQLVCLARAILRNNRILVLDEATANVDPQTDGLIQSTIREKFKECTVLTIAHRLHTIMDSDKVLVMDAGRVVEFGTPYELLTDKNSTVFHDMVKKTGHATYVGLLKIAQKAFETAHIHSPSTKESTFL; this is encoded by the exons ATGCATTCGGGAAAGACTGAAGACCTGCAGGAAAATCCTCGAGAGCGATCGAATTGTATTGTGGCGTCATGGTTTTG gTATACCATACCCATATTTATAAAGGGATCTAGAAAAACCTTAGATGCAAAGGACCTCTACAGACATTTGGCGGAACATAAATCAG ATACTCTTGGCAATAAATTGTGTGCCTCTTGGGACCGAGAACTTAAAAATGATAAGGGAAATCCGAAACTGTTGAGAGCTGTTCTTCGTGCTTTCGGCTGGCAACTTGGATTCCCTGGACTGGCACTTTTCCTAGTGGAGCTGGGACTAAGAACTTTTCAGCCTATTTTATTGGTAAAGCTTATTTCGTACTTCTCAAGCGACTCAGAACCTGTAGTGATGGGCTATTTTTATGCCATTGCACTGATCCTAAATAGTATGCTAAGCCTGATGATCATAGCACCTGCCAATTTCGGCATTCATCATGCGT gCTTTAAGATGCGGGTGGCGATGACCAGCCTGATATACCGAAAGGCCCTTCGTTTGAGCAAGAGAGCTTTAGGCGAGACGACTTCCGGTCATGTGGTCAACCTAATTTCCAACGATATACCCCGTTTGGATAGTGGAGTCTACACAGTACACTATTTATGGGTGGGGCCCCTTCAAGTTCTGCTGATCACATACCTGATGTACCAGAAG ATTGGAATTGCTGCAGTGTTTGGTATGATCTTTATGCTACTTCTCATACCTCTGCAAATGTTTCTGGGCACAAAGACCTGGCACCTACATCTAAAAGCTGCAGAAAGAACGGACAATCGGATTCGTATGGTGAATGAAATAATCTCTGGGATTCGAGTGCTCAAGATGTACGCCTGGGAACTGCCCTTTGAAAAGATGGTGGCCCTGGCTCGCAAGAAGGAGATGAGCTCCATTCGCCAAGGACAGTACGTAAAGGGCTTTCGCTTCACCTGCAGAATCATTGTCTCCCGCGTGGCCATCTTCCTCAGCTTGGTGGGCTACGTGATCTTGGAACAGTTTTTCACAACGGAAGTGGCCTTTCTTATAACCGCCTACTACAACGTACTGCTGACCGCCATGTCCATATATTTTCCAGCAGCCATCATACAAACGGCCCAAGTCCTGGCCTCCTTTAAGCGTGTGAATAAGTTTATGCAATCCGAGGAGGTTCATAAACGACCAAGGATGACAGAAGATAAGGAGCATCCCACATCTGTTCTCCAAAATACTGCCGTCTCCATCACCGGACTCAAGGGCAAATGGGATCCTAAATGTCCAGACTACACACTTAATGGGTTAAATCTGCGAATTCAGACCGGATCTTTAGTGGCCATCATGGGAGCCACGGGATCGGGGAAATCCAGTCTTATCCAGGCCATTCTAGGTGAGCTGAAAGCAGAGTGCGGCCAGATAAAAGTGAATGGTATTGTTTCTTACTCCTCCCAAGAGCCGTGGCTCTTTTCCGGTACCATTCGCCAGAATATTCTCTTTGGCCAGCCCATGGACCGCCAGCGCTACGAGGATGTAGTAAAAAAGTGTGCCCTGGAGCGCGATTTCGAGCAGCTTTCTCTTAAAGATAAAACCATAGTTGGAGAGCGCGGAGCCTTCCTATCGGGTGGCCAAAGGGCCAGGATCAGTTTGGCCAGGGCTGTCTACCGGAAGGCCTCCATTTACCTACTAGACGATCCTCTTAACGCAGTGGACACCAATGTGGCCCGCCATCTTTTCGAGCAATGCGTGCTTGGCCATCTAAATGGAAGCACTGTAGTTCTGATTACTCATCAGCAGCAGTTTTTGCAAATGGTCGATCAGATAGTGATCTTGGAGAAGGGAGAAATTAGGGCTGTGGGCACCTACCAGTCGCTTCTTAAAACGGGCCTCGACTTTGTCACCATACTTGGCAAAGCGGGGAAGGAAGATGAAGAACAGAAGAATCAGGATAGTTGTAGAAAATCCCCAACAGAAATCATCCAGAAATCTTTACAGTCCGTCGACGATTCTATTCCTAAAAACATCATAAAGGAGCGCCAAGAGTCAGGTGGCATAGGTCTGGAATTATACAAGAAGTACTTTCAAGCAGGCGGTGGATTGCTAGCTTTCTTAACCATCATGAGCTGCTCTTTTCTGGCACAGATTTTAGTTTCGGGAGGAGACTACTTCTTAACTTACTG gGTCACCAAGAACAGCAATGCTGCTATCCAAAACCAAACAGAAGTTCTGGGGATTATGAACTCCAAAAGAATGGATATAAACATATTCACACTGATTATATTGTTTTCCATTTTAATGACCTTGACGTCCtcgattttaatatataatatggCCAAGAAAGCATCCATTCGTTTCCACAACTCCATTTTCGTTGGCATCACTCGAGCTCCCATGGATTTCTTTGGAGCGCATGAACACGGAAGCATTCTGAATCGGTTCTCCAAGGATATAAGCCAAGTGGACGAAAAACTGCCTGATTTGATAGTCGATTTGTTACAGACTATTTTTTGGTTGGCTGGAATAATTTGCGTTATAGCCATTGTCAACCCTCTGTTGCTGGTTCCAACATCTATTTTGACCGTAATATTCTATAAGCTACGCAATTTCTATCTCAAAACTTCGAGGGATTTGAAGCGAATTGAAGCTATAA GTCGGTCTCCAGTCTACTCCCATTTGTCTGCTTCCCTGACCGGCTTGTCAACCATCCGTGCTTTCGAAGCTCAGAGGATCCTGGAGATGGAGTTCGACAACTTCCAGGATATGCACAGCTCGGCACTTTACATGTCCATTAGTACATCGAGTGCCTTTGGTTACTGGATGGAATGCTTATGTGTGATTTACATAGCGATCATTACGCTCAGCTTCTTTGCCTTTCCTCCGAACAATGGAGCTGAAGTTGGCCTGGCCATAACTCAG GCCTTGGGACTAATGGGCCTGGTCCAGTGGGGAGTACGTCAATCCGCCGAGCTGGAGAACACAATGACTGCTGTGGAGCGGGTGGTGGAGTACGAGAACATTGAGCCTGAAGAAGCACTTGAAGCGCCGGTGGATAGGAAGCCACCCAATTCCTGGCCAGAGCAGGGAAAAATAGTGTTTGATGACCTGAGTCTTCGCTATACGCCGGATCCGAGGGCGGAGAAAGTGCTGAAGTCTCTCAGCTTCGTCATAAATCCGAGGGAAAAGGTGGGCATCGTGGGACGCACTGGGGCGGGTAAATCCTCGCTGATTAACGCCCTCTTCCGGCTGTCCTACAACGAGGGATCCGTGCTTATAGACACGATGGATACGAGCAAGATGGGTCTGCACGACCTGCGCAGCCAGATCTCAATTATACCCCAGGAACCCGTTCTCTTCTCCGGCACAATGCGATACAACTTGGATCCCTTCGACAAGTACACCGATGAGAGGCTGTGGAGTTCGCTGGAGGAGGTGAAGCTGAAGGATCTGGTGGCAAATCTTCCAAGTGGCCTGCAGAGCAAAATCAACGAGGGCGGAACCAACTTCAGCGTGGGTCAGCGCCAGTTGGTCTGCTTGGCACGGGCCATTCTAAGAAATAATAGGATTCTTGTCTTGGACGAAGCCACGGCCAATGTGGATCCCCAGACGGATGGCCTCATTCAAAGCACTATTCGAGAGAAGTTCAAGGAGTGCACAGTGTTAACGATAGCCCATAGATTGCACACAATCATGGATTCTGATAAGGTCCTGGTCATGGATGCTGGAAGAGTTGTGGAGTTTGGAACGCCCTATGAGCTGTTGACAGATAAGAATTCTACCGTCTTCCATGACATGGTCAAGAAAACGGGTCACGCCACTTACGTAGGTCTACTGAAAATCGCTCAAAAG GCATTCGAAACCGCCCATATCCACAGTCCTTCCACAAAAGAATCTACTTTTTTGTAA
- the ODA-Dnal1 gene encoding dynein axonemal light chain 1 — protein sequence MSKATTIKEALKRWEEREQQNSLTAKNIDLQFQWPPIEKMDSTLGTLVQCERISMSTNMIEKIFGLSGMKCLKVLSLSRNYIKQISGLEAVAETLEELWLSYNLIEKIKGLTGLKCLKVLYISNNLIKDWSEFNRLAEIESLEDLVVVGNPLSEGLDEPSWRAECIKRLPTIRKLDGEPVVLNEEPQL from the exons ATGTCCAAAGCAACCACAATTAAGGAGGCACTGAAGCGCTGGGAGGAGCGGGAGCAGCAAAATTCCCTGACGGCCAAGAACATTGATCTGCAGTTCCAGTGGCCGCCCATCGAGAAAATGGACAGCACATTGGGCACGCTGGTGCAGTGCGA GAGAATCAGCATGTCCACTAATATGATTGAAAAGATATTCGGTTTATCGGGCATGAAGTGCCTCAAGGTATTGTCTTTATCTCGTAACTACATCAAGCAGATTTCAGGATTG GAAGCTGTAGCGGAAACGCTGGAGGAGCTGTGGCTCAGCTATAACCTTATAGAGAAAATCAAAGGTTTGACAGGATTAAAATGTCTAAAAGTTCTCTACATAAGCAACAATTTGATTAAGGACTGGTCAGAGTTTAATCGCTTGGCTGAGATCGAGTCTCTCGAAGATCTAGTGGTGGTGGGGAATCCCCTATCCGAAGGATTAGACGAACCTTCTTGGAGGGCCGAGTGCATCAAGAGGTTGCCCACCATTCGTAAGCTCGACGGAGAACCTGTAGTGCTCAATGAGGAGCCACagctttaa
- the Non1 gene encoding nucleolar GTP-binding protein 1, with protein sequence MSLYNFKKIMVVPPAKDFIDIMLSKTQRKTPTVVHKGYKISRIRAFYTRKVKYTQQNFHDRLSQIIQDFPKLDDVHPFYADLMNVLYDKDHYKLALGQLNTARHLVDNVAKDYVRLLKYGDSLYRCKQLKKAALGRMATIMKRQASNLTYLEQVRQHLSRLPTIDPYSRTIIICGFPNVGKSSFINKITRADVEVQPYAFTTKSLYVGHTDYKYLRWQVIDTPGILDHPLEERNVIEMQAITALAHLRACVLYFMDISEQCGHSLEEQVKLFESIKPLFTNKPLILAINKIDILTPEDLPEERREIITKLQEDKNIPVMLMSTVQETGVMEVKTEACERLLSYRVDQKMRTKKVDNILNRLHVAMPAPRDDKLREPCIPEKASARLQQNAEKAERKRKLEKEIEEEMGDDYTLDLKKNYSEIPEEERYDVIPEFWQGHNIADYIDADIFDKLEELEREEGLREESGVYTVPDMTMDETLKEIREMAKQIRGKRFELRDEKRLSSRKNKPVIPRNKQPKVRDRSVQKLVSTMEGLGVDMSGSENANFTKSVVDLRRGQVAVGSKKVPMQPLLDKESSAVVRKTGLPLKRAPSRDSLGIKNLAIRKKAQIMAKRDIAKKVTSRGLKGEADRFIGTKMPKHLYSGKRGNGKTDRR encoded by the exons ATGAGTCTGTACAACTTCAAGAAGATCATGGTGGTTCCACCAGCCAAG GACTTCATCGACATTATGCTGTCGAAGACACAGCGTAAGACCCCGACAGTGGTTCACAAGGGCTACAAGATATCCAGAATTCGGGCGTTCTACACCCGCAAGGTGAAGTACACGCAGCAGAACTTCCACGATCGTTTGTCGCAGATCATTCAGGATTTCCCCAAGCTGGACGATGTGCATCCATTCTACGCCGATCTGATGAACGTGCTGTACGACAAGGATCATTACAAGCTGGCGCTGGGTCAGCTGAACACAGCCAGGCATTTGGTGGACAA TGTGGCTAAGGACTACGTCCGCCTGCTGAAATACGGAGATTCCCTGTACCGCTGCAAGCAGCTGAAGAAAGCGGCTCTAGGTCGCATGGCCACTATCATGAAGCGACAGGCCTCCAACCTCACCTATCTGGAGCAAGTGCGTCAGCATCTCTCGCGTCTGCCCACCATCGATCCCTACTCCCGTACCATCATCATTTGCGGCTTCCCCAATGTGGGCAAATCCTCGTTCATCAACAAGATCACCCGTGCCGATGTGGAGGTTCAGCCCTACGCCTTCACCACTAAATCCCTGTATGTGGGCCACACAGACTACAAATACCTGCGCTGGCAGGTTATCGACACACCCGGAATTCTGGATCATCCTCTGGAGGAACGTAACGTGATCGAAATGCAGGCCATCACTGCCTTGGCCCATCTGCGCGCCTGTGTCCTGTACTTCATGGACATATCCGAGCAGTGCGGTCACTCCTTGGAGGAACAGGTCAAGCTGTTCGAGAGCATCAAGCCTCTGTTTACCAACAAACCCCTGATCCTGGCCATCAACAAGATCGATATCCTGACTCCAGAGGATTTGCCAGAGGAGCGCAGGGAGATCATTACCAAGCTGCAGGAGGACAAGAACATACCCGTGATGCTCATGTCCACCGTTCAGGAAACGGGTGTCATGGAGGTGAAAACCGAAGCCTGCGAGCGTCTGCTCTCCTACCGCGTGGACCAGAAGATGCGCACAAAGAAGGTGGACAACATCTTGAACCGCCTGCACGTGGCCATGCCAGCGCCGCGAGATGACAAACTTCGTGAACCCTGCATCCCAGAAAAGGCATCGGCCCGCCTCCAACAGAATGCCGAGAAGGCGGAGCGCAAACGCAAGCTGGAGAAGGAGATCGAGGAGGAGATGGGCGACGACTACACGCTGGACCTCAAGAAGAACTACAGCGAAATCCCCGAGGAGGAGCGCTACGATGTGATTCCAGAGTTCTGGCAGGGACACAACATTGCCGACTACATCGACGCCGACATCTTCGACAAGCTGGAGGAGCTGGAGCGCGAGGAGGGTCTGCGGGAGGAGAGCGGCGTCTACACAGTGCCCGATATGACCATGGACGAGACGCTCAAGGAGATCCGCGAGATGGCCAAGCAGATCCGAGGCAAGCGCTTCGAGTTGCGGGACGAGAAGCGACTGTCATCGCGAAAGAACAAGCCGGTCATCCCACGAAACAAGCAGCCGAAGGTGCGCGACCGTTCTGTGCAGAAACTGGTGTCGACGATGGAGGGTCTGGGTGTGGACATGTCCGGCAGCGAGAACGCCAACTTCACCAAGTCCGTGGTGGATTTGCGCCGTGGCCAGGTGGCCGTTGGCTCCAAGAAGGTGCCCATGCAGCCGCTGCTCGACAAGGAGTCCTCGGCGGTGGTCAGGAAGACTGGTCTGCCACTGAAGCGGGCGCCGTCGCGCGACTCGCTGGGCATCAAGAATCTGGCCATCCGCAAGAAGGCGCAGATCATGGCCAAGCGGGATATTGCCAAGAAGGTCACAAGCAGGGGTCTCAAGGGAGAGGCGGATCGCTTCATCGGCACAAAGATGCCCAAGCATTTGTATTCCGGCAAGCGTGGAAATGGCAAGACGGACCGTCGTTAA
- the l(2)k10201 gene encoding protein lethal(2)k10201, with translation MDSDAVGSVFLSREQITKILSETPAGFIKPTDPPSPSLPPFKKLGVLVEIDDIVGDQEKAVKISDKEQSYSCAECRRMLPTAHLLDLHITEQHDFYFAASVDRGDKPMFACFLEECTTKFHTPRQRKDHCIIVHKFPANYRFDQGRDKAKEKRKPKSKTNSMEVDEVPAETRSLPYIKAFSFGHQTHRTFYSRKAQKSGETLDDVQSMKDAINDILD, from the coding sequence atggaTTCGGATGCTGTGGGATCTGTGTTTCTCTCCAGAGAACAAATAACTAAGATATTAAGCGAGACGCCAGCGGGGTTTATAAAACCCACCGATCCACCCTCACCAAGCCTGCCGCCGTTCAAGAAACTAGGAGTTCTCGTGGAAATTGATGATATAGTGGGCGACCAGGAGAAGGCGGTGAAAATCAGTGACAAGGAGCAATCGTACAGCTGCGCGGAATGTCGCAGGATGTTGCCCACGGCCCATTTACTGGATTTGCACATCACCGAGCAGCACGACTTCTACTTCGCCGCCAGCGTGGATCGAGGGGATAAGCCCATGTTTGCCTGCTTCCTGGAGGAGTGCACCACCAAGTTTCATACCCCTCGGCAGCGCAAGGATCACTGTATAATAGTGCACAAGTTTCCTGCCAACTATCGGTTCGATCAGGGCAGGGATAAAGCCAAGGAAAAGCGTAAACCCAAAAGCAAAACGAATTCCATGGAAGTGGACGAGGTGCCCGCGGAGACCAGAAGTTTGCCCTATATCAAGGCCTTTAGTTTTGGCCACCAAACACACAGGACCTTCTATTCTCGCAAGGCCCAAAAATCTGGCGAAACCCTCGATGATGTCCAATCCATGAAGGATGCTATCAACGATATCTTGGATTAG
- the LOC108008687 gene encoding dolichyl-diphosphooligosaccharide--protein glycosyltransferase subunit 4, translating into MITDVQLAIFSNVLGVFLFLLVVAYHYINANTGKPSAKAK; encoded by the exons ATGATCACCGACGTGCAATTGGCCATTTTCTCCAACGTCCTGGGCGTCTTCCTGTTCCTGCTGGTGGTTGCCTATCACTATATCAATGCTAATACCGGAAA GCCCAGTGCCAAGGCAAAATGA
- the wun gene encoding putative phosphatidate phosphatase isoform X1, which produces MSNETSSSETTPLRRPETQSPYNVAESGRQTTVNTTHTHGNGNNNNYGDSVEVRLQEGDRDSTQQQQQQTITMDTNKRILCRVGLDILILLCVGFPILLFFLLGDPYKRGFFCDDETLKHPFHDSTVRNWMLYFIGVVIPVGVIVIVEVIISQNKAKQDNGNATSRRYVLMNHDLPDWLIECYKKVGIYAFGAVVSQLTTDIAKYSIGRLRPHFMAVCQPQMPDGTTCDDPINVGKYIQEFECKGVGSSARMLKEMRLSFPSGHSSFTFFAMVYLALYLQARMTWRGSKLLRHLLQFVFIMVAWYTALSRVSDYKHHWSDVLAGSLIGSACALVVANFVSDLFQKPNTKPYLARTVQDMNASTPQGITITSN; this is translated from the exons ATGAGTAACGAAACTTCATCCAGCGAGACAACACCGCTCCGGCGGCCGGAGACCCAATCACCTTATAACGTGGCCGAAAGCGGGCGACAGACAACGGTTAACACCACCCACACCCACGgtaacggcaacaacaacaactacggTGATTCGGTGGAAGTGCGCCTGCAAGAGGGAGACAGAGATAGCacgcaacagcagcaacaacaaactATTACCATGGATACCAACAAACGAATTCTCTGCCGCGTGGGCTTGGATATTTTAATCTTGCTCTGCG TTGGCTTTCCCATACTGCTGTTTTTCCTGCTGGGCGATCCCTATAAGCGGGGTTTCTTCTGCGATGACGAGACGCTAAAGCATCCGTTCCACGATTCTACGGTCCGGAATTGGATGTTATACTTTATTGGAGTGGTGATACCAGTTGGCGTG ATAGTAATCGTAGAGGTGATAATTTCACAGAACAAGGCCAAACAGGATAATGGCAATGCCACCAGTCGGCGGTATGTCCTTATGAACCACGATCTGCCCGACTGGCTGATCGAGTGCTACAAGAAGGTCGGCATCTATGCATTCGGCGCCGTTGTCAGCCAGTTGACCACGGATATAGCGAAATACTCCATCGGCCGGCTGCGTCCCCATTTTATGGCG GTGTGCCAGCCCCAGATGCCCGACGGCACCACCTGCGACGATCCCATCAATGTGGGGAAATATATCCAGGAGTTCGAGTGCAAGGGAGTCGGCTCGTCGGCGCGCATGCTCAAAGAGATGCGGCTCTCCTTCCCCAGCGGCCACTCCAGCTTCACCTTCTTCGCCATGGTCTATCTGGCG CTGTACCTGCAGGCACGCATGACCTGGCGGGGCTCCAAGCTGCTGCGTCACCTCCTCCAGTTCGTGTTCATCATGGTGGCCTGGTACACGGCTTTGAGCCGCGTCTCGGACTACAAACACCACTGGTCCGATGTGCTGGCAGGATCGCTCATTGGCTCTGCATGCGCCTTGGTTGTG GCCAATTTTGTCTCGGACCTATTTCAAAAGCCCAACACGAAGCCATATTTGGCGCGTACAGTGCAAGACATGAATGCATCCACGCCCCAGGGAATTACTATTACTTCAAACTAA
- the wun gene encoding putative phosphatidate phosphatase isoform X2 produces MSNETSSSETTPLRRPETQSPYNVAESGRQTTVNTTHTHGNGNNNNYGDSVEVRLQEGDRDSTQQQQQQTITMDTNKRILCRVGLDILILLCVGFPILLFFLLGDPYKRGFFCDDETLKHPFHDSTVRNWMLYFIGVVIPVGVIVIVEVIISQNKAKQDNGNATSRRYVLMNHDLPDWLIECYKKVGIYAFGAVVSQLTTDIAKYSIGRLRPHFMAVCQPQMPDGTTCDDPINVGKYIQEFECKGVGSSARMLKEMRLSFPSGHSSFTFFAMVYLALYLQARMTWRGSKLLRHLLQFVFIMVAWYTALSRVSDYKHHWSDVLAGSLIGSACALVVSYGLPKSWFNFQTVWPAKSKAK; encoded by the exons ATGAGTAACGAAACTTCATCCAGCGAGACAACACCGCTCCGGCGGCCGGAGACCCAATCACCTTATAACGTGGCCGAAAGCGGGCGACAGACAACGGTTAACACCACCCACACCCACGgtaacggcaacaacaacaactacggTGATTCGGTGGAAGTGCGCCTGCAAGAGGGAGACAGAGATAGCacgcaacagcagcaacaacaaactATTACCATGGATACCAACAAACGAATTCTCTGCCGCGTGGGCTTGGATATTTTAATCTTGCTCTGCG TTGGCTTTCCCATACTGCTGTTTTTCCTGCTGGGCGATCCCTATAAGCGGGGTTTCTTCTGCGATGACGAGACGCTAAAGCATCCGTTCCACGATTCTACGGTCCGGAATTGGATGTTATACTTTATTGGAGTGGTGATACCAGTTGGCGTG ATAGTAATCGTAGAGGTGATAATTTCACAGAACAAGGCCAAACAGGATAATGGCAATGCCACCAGTCGGCGGTATGTCCTTATGAACCACGATCTGCCCGACTGGCTGATCGAGTGCTACAAGAAGGTCGGCATCTATGCATTCGGCGCCGTTGTCAGCCAGTTGACCACGGATATAGCGAAATACTCCATCGGCCGGCTGCGTCCCCATTTTATGGCG GTGTGCCAGCCCCAGATGCCCGACGGCACCACCTGCGACGATCCCATCAATGTGGGGAAATATATCCAGGAGTTCGAGTGCAAGGGAGTCGGCTCGTCGGCGCGCATGCTCAAAGAGATGCGGCTCTCCTTCCCCAGCGGCCACTCCAGCTTCACCTTCTTCGCCATGGTCTATCTGGCG CTGTACCTGCAGGCACGCATGACCTGGCGGGGCTCCAAGCTGCTGCGTCACCTCCTCCAGTTCGTGTTCATCATGGTGGCCTGGTACACGGCTTTGAGCCGCGTCTCGGACTACAAACACCACTGGTCCGATGTGCTGGCAGGATCGCTCATTGGCTCTGCATGCGCCTTGGTTGTG AGCTACGGTTTGCCCAAGAGTTGGTTCAATTTTCAAACAGTTTGGCCCGCCAAAAGCAAGGCTAAGTGA